A window of the Podospora bellae-mahoneyi strain CBS 112042 chromosome 6, whole genome shotgun sequence genome harbors these coding sequences:
- a CDS encoding hypothetical protein (EggNog:ENOG503P7S6), translating to MFLSTDSYRLLDHVHLTTTEPGYHCSVWNHYRERCPAAETSDNIQPLAILACEHFGNTIAMSIETRRKKEHGVVPTPPPAVLSFLQVTVGFAANDSVARFGRSLAGLHFLGLICSLISVMDTFNSGLTVHAMLEESAADKTLRPTEVTRIVIETSTSFAAWTAAFTKWCLGIPPSIAHADGTVGLEQPGSIVVINIIQKGHARDISTFKVITHSFNRGFVRTCGGAWFPASDIWNGQVEYLWAPTTQQTWAESWSRQASNGGGHTICSSASFTKA from the coding sequence ATGTTCCTCTCGACTGACTCGTACAGATTACTCGACCATGTCCATCTTACCACAACGGAGCCTGGATACCACTGCTCAGTCTGGAATCACTATCGCGAGAGGTGTCCTGCAGCAGAAACATCGGATAACATTCAACCCCTTGCCATTTTGGCCTGTGAGCATTTCGGAAACACAATCGCAATGAGCATCGAGACGCGTCGAAAGAAGGAACACGGCGTGGTGCCCACCCCTCCGCCAGCTGTGTTGAGCTTCCTCCAGGTCACGGTTGGATTTGCGGCAAACGACAGTGTGGCCCGTTTTGGCCGCAGTCTCGCTGGATTGCATTTCTTGGGTCTAATCTGCAGTCTTATTTCGGTGATGGATACTTTCAACAGTGGTCTTACTGTGCACGCGATGTTAGAGGAGTCGGCTGCTGATAAAACGCTCCGGCCGACTGAGGTCACTCGCATCGTCATAGAAACTTCTACATCATTCGCTGCATGGACAGCCGCCTTTACCAAGTGGTGCTTGGGCATCCCTCCCAGCATTGCTCATGCCGATGGTACGGTCGGGCTAGAGCAACCCGGCTCAATAGTCGTCATCAACATAATTCAGAAGGGTCACGCTAGGGATATTTCGACATTTAAGGTGATTACCCATTCTTTCAATAGGGGCTTTGTCAGAACTTGTGGCGGGGCCTGGTTCCCCGCCTCCGATATTTGGAATGGTCAGGTTGAGTACCTATGGGCACCTACTACTCAACAAACTTGGGCTGAATCATGGTCACGCCAAGCAAGCAATGGAGGAGGGCATACCATATGCTCTTCGGCAAGTTTTACAAAAGCTTGA
- a CDS encoding hypothetical protein (COG:H; EggNog:ENOG503NZFC), with product MSGLSEPQRGPSDDPSHVEPPLPPQTKRSSPKPPQPSTPGPIPEDEAFSQKTVDGRRQTEQFPNSIEAEEGPEEEDEFLAEGWDGSSKASTSVTSSIYAHTYENGRRYHSYRYGRYPIPNDDQEQNREDMKHAMMMELTDGKLYLSPIGPNPQKIIDIGTGTGIWAIEMGDLFPGAEILGLDLSPIQPQWVPPNVRFMIDDVEDEWANGSEWDFVHLRGMALVLRDLQKAVDQIYQHLKPGGWIEFQESHGEPRCDDGTMDHETDVMKKFWALCVEAMAKFGMNLNMPVVVGNFLERAGFVNITCVKKKTPVGTWPKDKTMRLIGLYVKEAALQSLSALGKAFANLGMDAVEREVFSAKVREAVMDGKVHRYYYFYFWFAQKPYDNKEGDGGGGDS from the exons ATGTCAGGACTTTCAGAACCCCAAAGGGGGCCATCCGATGACCCCTCACATGTAGaaccaccactaccaccacagACGAAAAGATCGTCGCCAAAACCACCGCAACCGTCAACACCGGGCCCGATACCGGAAGATGAAGCATTTTCGCAAAAAACAGTCGATGGGAGACGGCAGACAGAGCAATTCCCTAATTCAatcgaggctgaggagggccctgaggaagaagacgagttCTTGGCTGAGGGATGGGACGGGTCGTCCAAGGCTTCGACGTCGGTGACATCGAGCATTTATGCACATACGTATGAGAATGGGAGGAGATATCATTCTTATCGATATGGGAGGTACCCAATTCCAAATGATGATCAGGAGCAGAATAGGGAGGATATGAAGCAtgcgatgatgatggagttgACG GACGGGAAACTCTACCTTTCACCCATTGGACCCAACCCACAAAAGATCATTGATATTGGGACCGGCACAGGAATCTGGGCTATCGAGATGGGGGACCTGTTCCCTGGGGCTGAAATCTTGGGACTCGATCTCTCACCGATCCAACCACAGTGGGTGCCGCCAAATGTCAGGTTCATGATTGACGATGTCGAAGACGAGTGGGCGAACGGGTCAGAATGGGACTTTGTGCATTTAAGGGGCATGGCGCTTGTGCTGAGGGATTTGCAGAAGGCGGTGGACCAGATCTATCA ACACCTCAAACCAGGAGGCTGGATCGAATTTCAAGAATCACATGGGGAACCTCGTTGTGACGACGGAACCATGGACCACGAGACGGACGTGATGAAGAAATTCTGGGCTTTATGTGTGGAAGCTATGGCCAAGTTTGGAATGAATTTGAACATGCCGGTTGTGGTGGGCAACTTTCTTGAACGAGCTGGTTTCGTCAATATTACCTgtgtcaagaagaagacaccAGTGGGAACGTGGCCTAAAGATAAAACGATGAGGTTGATTGGGCTGTATGTGAAAGAGGCCGCGTTGCAGAGCTTATCAGCGCTGGGGAAAGCCTTTGCAAACTTGGGGATGGATGCAGTGGAGAGAGAGGTCTTTAGTgcgaaggtgagggaggcggttATGGATGGGAAGGTGCATAGgtattattacttttatttttggtTTGCGCAGAAACCGTATGATAAtaaggagggtgatgggggtgggggagataGTTGA